In the genome of Cellvibrio sp. KY-YJ-3, one region contains:
- a CDS encoding sodium:solute symporter: MIHFSTLDWAVLAGFMLLLVAVVVWSLFEKEKDTSDYFLAGRNAGWLVIGSSIFASNIGSEHLVGLSGAGMQTGMAMAHWELQSWIILLLGWMFAPFYWSSKVYTMPEYMERRYSSNSRTFLSFISLVSYVLTKVSVTVYAGGVVLKTVLGIDSMWGIDFFWIAAVGLVVVTGIYTVLGGMKAIMWTSVLQTPVLIIGSLVILVVGLEKVGGFAELERINGEKMHLIRAASDPDFPWPGVIFGSFIIGFWYWCTDQYIVQRVLSAKGIQAARRGTIFAGYLKLLPVFIFLFPGMIAYALHQQGQINIESADQAFAALVSELLPSGIKGIVIAGLLAALMSSLASLFNSSATLFTIDFYKKFKPHASETKLLSVGRTATVVVVLLGIVWIPVMQMVSDVLYEYLQLVQALIAPGIAVVFLLGVFSKRITPAAGFIGLVSGFVLGILRLVLTIFKDQLDPDGFLYSLVAMNWLYYCSLLFVVICVLVIGVSLFTKVASDEQLQGLTYGSISAAQRAEIRAGIDKWDVIHTLIIVGITAAIYVRFW, from the coding sequence ATGATTCACTTTTCCACGCTCGATTGGGCTGTGCTAGCTGGCTTTATGCTGTTGCTAGTCGCGGTAGTGGTCTGGTCGCTATTTGAAAAAGAAAAAGACACCTCTGACTATTTTCTGGCAGGCCGCAATGCCGGCTGGCTGGTAATTGGTTCATCCATTTTTGCCTCCAATATCGGTTCGGAACATTTGGTCGGGCTGTCGGGCGCAGGCATGCAAACGGGCATGGCGATGGCGCACTGGGAGTTACAGTCCTGGATTATTTTGTTGCTCGGTTGGATGTTCGCGCCGTTTTACTGGAGCAGCAAGGTGTACACCATGCCCGAGTATATGGAGCGCCGTTACTCGTCCAACTCACGCACTTTTTTGTCGTTTATTTCGCTGGTGAGTTATGTGCTCACCAAAGTATCGGTCACTGTGTATGCCGGTGGTGTGGTACTGAAAACAGTACTCGGTATCGACAGTATGTGGGGTATCGATTTCTTTTGGATCGCTGCTGTTGGTTTGGTGGTAGTGACAGGTATATACACCGTGCTGGGCGGCATGAAAGCCATTATGTGGACCTCGGTATTGCAAACACCGGTGTTGATTATCGGTTCACTGGTCATTCTGGTCGTAGGCTTGGAGAAGGTGGGCGGTTTTGCTGAACTGGAACGTATCAATGGCGAAAAAATGCATTTGATTCGCGCCGCCAGTGACCCGGATTTTCCTTGGCCGGGTGTTATTTTTGGCTCGTTTATTATCGGCTTTTGGTATTGGTGTACGGATCAATACATTGTGCAGCGTGTGCTTTCCGCCAAAGGGATTCAAGCGGCGCGGCGCGGGACTATTTTTGCGGGCTACTTAAAATTGTTGCCGGTATTTATTTTCCTGTTTCCCGGCATGATCGCTTATGCGCTGCATCAACAAGGGCAAATAAATATTGAGAGTGCAGACCAAGCCTTTGCGGCACTGGTATCGGAACTATTGCCTTCAGGTATTAAGGGTATTGTGATTGCCGGCTTACTCGCTGCGTTGATGAGCTCCCTGGCCTCGCTGTTTAATTCCTCCGCCACCTTATTCACCATCGATTTTTATAAAAAATTCAAACCACACGCAAGCGAAACAAAACTTTTGAGCGTGGGCCGCACCGCCACTGTAGTGGTGGTTTTACTCGGCATAGTGTGGATTCCGGTAATGCAAATGGTGTCCGATGTGCTCTACGAATATTTACAGCTAGTGCAAGCGTTGATTGCACCGGGCATTGCTGTCGTATTTTTGCTGGGTGTATTTTCCAAACGCATTACACCTGCTGCCGGTTTTATCGGGTTGGTAAGCGGATTTGTATTGGGCATTTTGCGTTTAGTGCTAACCATTTTTAAAGATCAACTTGATCCCGATGGCTTCCTGTACAGCTTGGTGGCCATGAATTGGCTCTACTACTGCTCATTATTATTTGTTGTGATTTGTGTATTGGTGATTGGTGTAAGCCTGTTCACCAAAGTGGCGAGCGATGAGCAGTTACAAGGGTTAACCTATGGTTCAATTTCTGCGGCACAGCGCGCTGAAATTCGTGCCGGTATTGATAAGTGGGATGTGATTCATACCCTGATAATTGTGGGGATTACAGCAGCGATTTATGTGCGGTTTTGGTAG
- a CDS encoding TonB-dependent receptor: MFKKKTLSLSIAMVAALGSSYVAVAQEDDGLEEVVVTGIRGSMSKALDIKRENTQIVDAIVAEDIGKFPDNNVIEAMSHITGVQVGVDVKGEGSSVVIRGSGDIVTTINGQQVFTGVGRGMALQDIPATLVAGIEVYKSTSADMIEGGVGGVVNVRMRRAFDFDGFKTAVSLKGTYNDQSEETDPNLSALVSNRWDTSAGEFGALLNVAYMESNYREEAVWGGGFFPYTETGVPIAGSTPGVALDTSPDNDYVLMRDAAGAWDRYGLNKRPAVNVSLQWAPSDSLETYLDMSYQGYEGKGNMSFLFTRTDAQQKPGTSYTYHEGTNVVKTAQTVNAFLLTSTQAYEAETESMQYTTGLNWDANDKLNVKADLNYQTSTFDNTGLILDFTRNAPTLNVDFNQNGAVALDYGDLDLTSTDGVGVATFFDGWTHSKGTAYAAKVDADYLVDFGPIEKFEFGVRYSSRNAENQDVQNVRCCGPLLSDPRLNGIVDKTPGDFMSGVVTFPRQWLTPSVDWMLDAENQDTLRNLVGFNYTGRPAYDPTRYFDITEDTTAIYGQFHYAFDVAGKAVDGVVGSRVVNTSSDLTGFQIDGDTNVATQVTLNADDTVVLPNASFRISLTDTLTGRINASQTLTRPAFGDLNPALTLRAPIAGQINQGTGSGGNPNLEPIVATNFDVALEWYFAEDSALTGTIFNRNFTDTIVRKTTIVDIGGVPYRLDRPENSGESDYTGYEVGFQYFPDNLPAVLQGLGVQSSYTYIDGELKPESGAAKTELFNVSKKSYSVALAYEKEKFGARISYVYRDAFKGGENFCCSMPIEIMAQDYGSTDVSMSYNVTDDIILTLDATNIFGDNFQDYFGDATLFNRDTVRFAKTVSAGIRASF, from the coding sequence ATGTTCAAGAAAAAAACACTCAGTTTATCGATTGCAATGGTTGCAGCCTTGGGTTCGTCCTACGTGGCTGTAGCGCAGGAAGACGACGGCCTTGAAGAGGTTGTTGTTACCGGTATTCGCGGCAGTATGTCCAAAGCGTTGGATATCAAACGCGAGAACACCCAAATTGTTGACGCAATTGTTGCTGAAGACATTGGTAAATTCCCTGACAACAACGTAATTGAAGCTATGTCACACATCACTGGTGTGCAGGTGGGTGTGGATGTTAAAGGCGAAGGCAGTAGCGTAGTAATTCGTGGTTCTGGCGACATTGTTACAACTATTAATGGTCAGCAAGTATTTACCGGTGTCGGCCGCGGTATGGCACTGCAGGATATTCCTGCAACTCTAGTAGCAGGTATCGAAGTTTATAAGTCCACCTCTGCCGATATGATTGAAGGCGGCGTAGGCGGTGTTGTTAACGTGCGCATGCGTCGTGCATTTGATTTTGATGGTTTCAAAACTGCAGTTTCTTTGAAAGGAACTTACAACGATCAGTCTGAAGAAACCGATCCAAACCTGAGTGCATTGGTTAGTAATCGCTGGGATACCAGTGCGGGTGAATTCGGTGCATTACTGAACGTTGCTTACATGGAAAGTAATTATCGTGAAGAGGCAGTATGGGGCGGCGGCTTTTTCCCCTACACAGAAACTGGTGTGCCTATTGCTGGCTCCACACCTGGCGTAGCGCTGGACACTTCACCCGACAATGATTATGTATTGATGCGCGATGCCGCAGGTGCATGGGATCGTTACGGCTTGAACAAGCGCCCTGCAGTGAATGTGTCATTACAGTGGGCGCCGAGTGACAGCCTGGAAACCTATCTGGATATGTCATACCAAGGCTACGAAGGCAAAGGCAATATGTCCTTCCTGTTTACTCGTACCGATGCGCAACAAAAACCTGGCACAAGTTACACCTATCATGAAGGCACTAATGTTGTTAAAACTGCCCAAACCGTTAATGCATTTTTGCTGACCAGTACGCAAGCATATGAAGCTGAAACTGAAAGTATGCAGTACACCACGGGTTTGAACTGGGATGCGAATGACAAGCTGAATGTCAAAGCTGACTTGAATTATCAAACATCTACCTTTGATAACACCGGTTTGATTCTCGATTTCACCAGAAATGCGCCTACCCTGAATGTTGACTTCAACCAAAATGGTGCAGTGGCGTTGGATTACGGTGATCTCGATTTAACCAGCACTGACGGTGTGGGTGTTGCGACCTTCTTTGATGGTTGGACTCATTCCAAGGGCACAGCTTACGCTGCGAAAGTGGATGCCGATTATCTTGTTGACTTTGGGCCGATTGAAAAATTTGAATTTGGTGTGCGTTATAGTTCGCGCAATGCGGAAAATCAGGACGTGCAAAATGTGCGTTGCTGCGGCCCATTGCTGTCCGATCCACGTCTGAATGGCATTGTTGATAAGACGCCGGGCGATTTCATGAGTGGTGTAGTGACATTTCCTCGCCAGTGGCTGACACCATCAGTTGACTGGATGTTGGATGCAGAAAATCAGGATACATTGCGCAACCTTGTGGGTTTCAACTACACCGGCAGACCGGCGTATGACCCTACTCGCTACTTCGATATTACTGAAGATACTACGGCGATCTATGGACAATTCCACTACGCATTCGATGTGGCTGGCAAAGCAGTTGATGGTGTGGTGGGAAGCCGTGTTGTAAACACCTCTTCTGATTTGACAGGTTTCCAAATTGATGGCGACACCAATGTTGCCACCCAGGTAACCTTGAATGCTGACGACACAGTGGTATTGCCAAACGCGTCTTTCCGCATCAGTTTGACCGATACGCTTACTGGTCGTATTAACGCCTCACAAACACTGACTCGTCCTGCTTTCGGTGATTTGAACCCTGCATTGACCTTGCGTGCACCTATCGCTGGTCAAATCAATCAAGGCACTGGTAGCGGCGGCAACCCGAATCTTGAGCCCATTGTGGCAACTAACTTTGATGTTGCTTTGGAATGGTATTTTGCAGAAGACAGCGCCCTGACCGGAACTATTTTCAATCGCAATTTCACCGACACTATCGTGCGTAAAACTACCATCGTTGATATCGGTGGTGTGCCTTACCGATTGGATCGCCCTGAAAACTCTGGTGAAAGTGACTACACCGGTTATGAAGTGGGCTTCCAATATTTCCCGGATAACTTACCGGCGGTATTGCAAGGTTTGGGTGTCCAATCCAGCTACACTTATATTGATGGTGAGTTGAAGCCTGAGTCAGGTGCTGCGAAGACCGAGCTGTTTAATGTATCCAAAAAATCTTATTCGGTGGCATTAGCCTATGAAAAAGAAAAATTCGGTGCACGTATTTCCTACGTCTATCGCGATGCATTTAAGGGCGGTGAAAACTTCTGTTGCAGTATGCCAATCGAAATTATGGCGCAAGACTACGGTTCAACTGACGTGAGCATGAGCTACAACGTGACCGACGATATTATCCTGACCTTGGATGCTACCAATATCTTTGGTGACAACTTCCAGGATTATTTCGGCGATGCCACTTTGTTTAACCGTGATACCGTTCGTTTTGCTAAAACTGTTTCTGCTGGTATTCGCGCTTCTTTCTAG
- a CDS encoding methyl-accepting chemotaxis protein, whose amino-acid sequence MNNLSLKMKILLSVTLSCVAAVVATAIVTAQSGIETARDTIIKDTQTLAQVLGEASVGAITFDDAATVAASLNALKLSPRVQSAAIYSGGKPFAWYVQGVSEADAKSRISTQAPSVGMTEAKGQLTITEAIQSDGQTLAYISMVIDMAEVQTIVAQAFNRSLVVVIVLSLLALAVSYAVQKSIVGPINNIVEALRNISEGEGDLTRRLPVSGRDEVAELASCFNRFVERLQGIIGNVIQTAASVRKDAQVLSATARENELAIQHQQNEIQQIVTAIREMAAVVDNVSQSVSETANQSQQADSAAASGKQTVALTMGQIQSLSNDIKTAAGVIDQLQQETQSIGSVLDVIRGIAEQTNLLALNAAIEAARAGEQGRGFAVVADEVRTLASRTQTSTTEIREMIERLQSGSHKAVEMMSAGNAQAGASVEQAGQASVSLENITSIVSVIRDRTNQIAAASEQQSAATRQIEKNVQRISNVAVESAQSSSRICTNTEHLAAAADQLSELVSRFRV is encoded by the coding sequence GTGAATAATTTATCGCTCAAAATGAAAATCCTCCTAAGCGTCACGCTTAGCTGCGTGGCAGCAGTGGTGGCTACGGCAATAGTAACGGCACAATCGGGTATCGAGACGGCGCGCGATACCATTATTAAGGATACCCAAACCCTGGCCCAGGTATTGGGTGAGGCCAGTGTAGGTGCAATCACGTTTGATGATGCGGCAACGGTAGCGGCGTCACTCAATGCTTTGAAGCTCAGCCCCCGTGTGCAATCGGCGGCCATTTACAGCGGCGGTAAACCCTTCGCTTGGTATGTGCAGGGTGTGAGCGAGGCCGATGCCAAAAGCCGCATATCTACACAAGCGCCTTCCGTCGGCATGACGGAAGCCAAAGGGCAGTTAACTATTACCGAGGCAATTCAGTCCGACGGCCAAACCCTGGCGTACATCTCCATGGTGATTGATATGGCCGAGGTGCAAACCATTGTGGCTCAGGCGTTTAATCGCTCGCTGGTAGTGGTGATTGTGCTCAGCTTGCTGGCCTTGGCGGTGTCATATGCCGTGCAAAAAAGTATTGTTGGGCCAATCAATAACATAGTGGAAGCACTGCGCAATATTTCGGAAGGTGAGGGCGACCTGACTCGTCGCTTGCCAGTTTCTGGTCGCGATGAAGTGGCAGAATTGGCCAGCTGTTTTAATCGCTTTGTTGAGCGCTTGCAGGGCATTATCGGCAACGTGATTCAAACTGCCGCAAGTGTGCGCAAAGATGCACAGGTATTGTCCGCCACCGCGCGTGAAAATGAATTGGCAATCCAACATCAACAAAACGAAATCCAGCAAATTGTTACGGCGATTCGCGAGATGGCGGCGGTGGTAGATAACGTTAGCCAAAGTGTGAGTGAAACCGCCAACCAATCACAGCAAGCCGATAGTGCTGCCGCTTCTGGCAAACAAACAGTGGCGCTCACTATGGGGCAAATCCAATCCCTCTCTAACGATATTAAAACGGCTGCGGGTGTGATTGATCAGTTACAACAGGAAACCCAAAGCATTGGTTCGGTGTTGGATGTCATTCGCGGTATTGCCGAGCAAACCAACTTACTTGCACTGAACGCGGCAATTGAAGCGGCGCGCGCCGGTGAACAGGGGCGTGGTTTTGCGGTAGTGGCCGATGAAGTGCGCACCCTGGCTTCGCGCACGCAAACATCCACCACCGAAATTCGCGAAATGATCGAGCGCTTGCAATCCGGTTCGCACAAAGCGGTAGAAATGATGTCGGCGGGCAACGCACAAGCGGGTGCTTCGGTGGAGCAAGCGGGTCAAGCGAGCGTGTCGCTGGAAAATATTACCTCTATCGTGAGTGTGATTCGCGATCGCACCAACCAAATTGCTGCCGCGTCCGAACAGCAAAGTGCTGCAACACGCCAAATCGAAAAAAATGTGCAGCGCATTTCCAATGTGGCCGTGGAGTCGGCACAAAGCTCCAGTCGCATTTGTACCAATACTGAACATCTGGCAGCCGCAGCCGACCAGCTTTCCGAGTTGGTGAGCCGCTTCCGCGTATAA
- a CDS encoding family 43 glycosylhydrolase, producing MCKAIQLFRNIFFILVSLSSINSIALTLNGTTDIHDPSTIVKDGNTYWTFGTGGGASNFPINALYSTDLINWQRGPSPVPANTYPSWIGNKVPGFDGNFWAPDLIEMNGKFYLYYSAFSATSGMRSAIGVMVTNSLNNPNWQDLGMVVSTVDEGTLSGQPVNTIDAGLYRDAQNNVWMIYGSHYAGIFVRQINPNTGLLMNSTRYPVVGNNYAWSEFEAAQVKYINGYYYMFVNLGECCQGNNSDYYLVTGRSTSPTGPFLDKNGVSLWNYGGSTVLMSDGNYIGPGHFGYFYNNGQHLASIHYYDGTTSTGWPARLDLLQMTFSNGWPVFSRSFTVKSDNNARISGTYRITPAHSGKSLDVENCGVAAGTNLRQWGWLNNNCQKFMVSRVDDVWHRISPANAIGLAFDINSFSTADGANLMLWNYTATHNQLFRFQAAGSGRYRIVNRNSEKCLDIAGASSADGANLNQWQCVANSTNQMFTLQAQ from the coding sequence ATGTGCAAAGCTATCCAGCTATTCAGAAATATTTTTTTTATCCTGGTGTCATTATCGAGTATTAATTCGATTGCATTAACGCTTAATGGCACAACCGATATTCACGATCCCTCTACCATTGTGAAAGATGGAAATACTTATTGGACTTTTGGCACCGGTGGTGGGGCCAGTAATTTTCCAATCAATGCACTTTATTCCACCGATTTGATTAATTGGCAGCGTGGCCCATCCCCCGTGCCTGCCAATACCTACCCGAGCTGGATTGGCAACAAAGTGCCGGGGTTTGACGGCAATTTTTGGGCGCCGGATTTAATTGAAATGAATGGCAAATTTTATTTGTACTATTCAGCTTTCTCCGCAACATCTGGTATGCGCTCAGCTATTGGAGTGATGGTTACCAACTCGCTCAATAATCCCAATTGGCAGGATTTGGGCATGGTAGTTTCTACCGTGGACGAAGGCACGTTAAGCGGCCAGCCAGTTAATACTATTGATGCAGGTTTATATCGCGATGCGCAAAATAATGTGTGGATGATTTATGGTTCGCACTATGCAGGTATTTTTGTGCGGCAAATTAATCCCAATACCGGGTTGCTGATGAATTCCACTCGTTACCCGGTGGTGGGAAATAATTATGCATGGAGTGAATTTGAAGCGGCGCAAGTAAAATACATCAATGGTTATTACTACATGTTTGTTAACTTGGGCGAATGTTGCCAAGGCAATAACAGTGATTACTACTTGGTAACTGGCCGCTCCACTAGCCCCACCGGGCCATTTCTGGATAAGAACGGTGTAAGCCTGTGGAATTATGGTGGCAGCACTGTATTGATGTCTGATGGGAATTATATTGGCCCTGGTCATTTTGGTTATTTCTACAATAATGGCCAGCACCTTGCGTCTATCCACTATTACGATGGCACCACCTCCACTGGTTGGCCTGCGCGTTTGGATTTATTGCAGATGACTTTTTCTAATGGTTGGCCGGTATTCAGTCGCAGTTTTACAGTGAAAAGCGATAACAATGCGCGTATCAGTGGTACTTATCGCATTACTCCTGCGCACTCGGGGAAATCCTTGGATGTAGAAAATTGTGGTGTGGCAGCAGGTACTAACCTGCGTCAGTGGGGCTGGTTAAATAATAATTGCCAGAAGTTTATGGTTTCACGTGTTGATGATGTTTGGCATCGCATCTCGCCAGCCAATGCAATTGGCTTGGCTTTTGATATAAATTCTTTTTCAACTGCTGATGGCGCCAACCTTATGCTGTGGAATTACACAGCCACTCACAACCAACTATTTCGTTTTCAAGCGGCAGGCTCAGGGCGTTATCGCATAGTGAATCGCAACAGCGAAAAATGTTTAGATATTGCAGGAGCCTCCAGTGCGGATGGCGCCAATCTCAATCAATGGCAATGTGTTGCCAATAGCACCAATCAAATGTTTACGCTGCAAGCGCAATAA
- a CDS encoding tryptophan halogenase family protein, with translation MQNQVPKQIVIVGGGTAGWMAASILLHAWKTHQVEITLVESEDIGIIGVGEGSTPALRKFFSYLHIAEKEWMPACNATYKAGIYFDNWGEIPEYESYFHPFYTAWDQEGAHAFVAAANKQRQGLTTSPHPNSYFLAYHLAEANKAPLPTDPQLGNQVNYGYHFDSALLGKFLRDRAKQLGLTHLIDNVEQVTLTAEGDISSIQTRQHGSIGADFFIDCTGFASLLMGKTLLEPFLSFKENLFNDAAVTLPTAIDEEIVPATRSTALGYGWAWKIPLTNRYGNGYVYSRDFISPEQAEQELRNHLGDAAKDSPARHLTMRVGRIHNHWKKNCLAVGLSQGFIEPLEATALAIVQSTLENFVDCFDQPVSETTKENYNNYINELIDGIRDYIVTHYLLNTRTDTTYWRACREQAKPSTKLEALISCWDNQGDFMDLLFKQQRAKVYKPESWFCIFAGMGRFTHLRTTKANITPTNIELTLQEKLNNIGNLYFIDHKKRLNIHY, from the coding sequence ATGCAAAATCAAGTTCCTAAACAAATTGTGATTGTTGGCGGCGGCACTGCCGGCTGGATGGCGGCTTCAATATTGTTGCACGCGTGGAAAACACACCAAGTGGAAATCACGCTCGTTGAGTCTGAGGACATTGGCATTATTGGCGTAGGTGAAGGTTCAACACCTGCGCTGCGAAAATTTTTTAGCTATCTGCACATTGCCGAAAAAGAATGGATGCCCGCCTGCAACGCCACCTATAAAGCTGGAATCTATTTTGATAATTGGGGCGAAATCCCCGAATACGAAAGTTATTTCCACCCTTTTTATACCGCTTGGGATCAGGAAGGTGCCCACGCTTTTGTCGCAGCAGCAAACAAACAGCGACAAGGATTAACTACGAGCCCACACCCAAATTCATATTTTTTAGCCTATCACTTGGCGGAAGCAAATAAAGCACCACTACCAACCGACCCTCAGTTAGGCAATCAAGTTAATTATGGCTATCACTTTGATTCAGCGTTGCTGGGAAAGTTTTTGCGTGACCGCGCCAAACAACTGGGACTGACCCACCTCATCGACAATGTAGAACAAGTAACACTTACCGCTGAGGGTGACATAAGCAGTATCCAAACCCGACAACACGGCAGCATAGGTGCTGATTTTTTTATCGATTGCACTGGCTTTGCCAGTTTGTTGATGGGTAAAACCCTGCTGGAACCTTTTTTATCGTTCAAAGAAAATTTATTTAATGATGCAGCGGTAACACTACCAACAGCGATTGATGAAGAGATCGTACCAGCCACACGGTCAACTGCTTTAGGTTATGGTTGGGCATGGAAAATCCCACTCACTAACCGCTACGGTAATGGCTATGTTTACAGCCGGGATTTCATCTCCCCCGAACAGGCCGAGCAGGAATTGCGCAATCATTTGGGCGATGCCGCTAAAGATTCACCGGCACGTCACTTAACCATGCGCGTTGGTCGCATTCATAATCACTGGAAAAAGAATTGTTTGGCGGTTGGGCTATCCCAAGGCTTTATCGAACCACTTGAGGCTACAGCTCTGGCAATCGTGCAATCCACGTTGGAAAATTTTGTAGATTGTTTTGACCAGCCAGTTAGCGAAACAACCAAAGAAAACTACAACAATTACATTAACGAATTAATTGACGGAATTCGCGATTACATTGTTACCCATTATCTGCTCAACACCCGAACCGATACCACCTACTGGCGCGCTTGCCGCGAACAAGCCAAACCATCGACCAAGCTGGAAGCCTTAATTTCCTGCTGGGATAACCAAGGTGATTTTATGGATTTGTTGTTCAAGCAGCAACGCGCAAAAGTGTATAAACCTGAATCTTGGTTTTGCATTTTCGCGGGCATGGGGCGTTTTACCCATTTACGCACAACCAAAGCAAACATAACGCCAACCAACATAGAGTTAACCTTGCAGGAAAAATTAAACAACATCGGCAATTTATATTTTATTGATCACAAAAAACGTTTGAACATCCATTACTAA
- a CDS encoding glycoside hydrolase family 43 protein codes for MKPLLKHSAKLLPFSLALALAACGGGGGGSPSANNPTPASSVATISSSEMATSSSATSMASSSAVAGETVNINFTNAAVHDPSVVKVGSEYYVFGSHLAAAKSSDLMNWTKVADGVNNQNPLFGNKVTTELADTFTWSEVTGLWAADVIQLDDGKFYFYYNSCKGDSPRSALGVAVADNIEGPYVNKQIMLKSGMWGQASEDGTVYDAQVHPNAVDPDVFFDKNGKLWMMYGSYSGGIFILELDEATGLAKPGQGYGKHLLGGHHARIEGAYVLYNAQTGYYYMFTSFGGLDAIGAYNMRVARSVNPDGPYLDAAGTDMSTVKGNPNKLFDDVLYAPHGQKLMGNFQFALAAGETGTQHGYVSAGHNSAYYEEESDQYFLIFHTRFPGRGEQHEIRTHELFFNADGWPVAAPYRYVPLSSNPTTLDKTIAGSEVAGSYKYINHGKDISATLKTSSTITLNSDGSVTGAVSGSWSAQGNNLIDLTLGNESFKGVLSRQWNPNSKTFVVTFSAQSTAGISVWGSRNN; via the coding sequence ATGAAGCCTTTACTAAAACACAGCGCAAAACTCCTCCCCTTTTCACTGGCGCTGGCACTTGCTGCCTGCGGTGGCGGTGGAGGTGGTTCACCCAGTGCAAACAACCCCACCCCCGCCAGCAGTGTGGCAACCATAAGCAGCAGCGAAATGGCCACTAGTAGCAGCGCGACCAGCATGGCCAGTAGCAGTGCAGTCGCCGGTGAAACCGTGAATATCAATTTTACCAACGCGGCGGTACACGACCCCTCAGTGGTAAAAGTAGGCAGTGAGTACTATGTGTTTGGCTCACATTTAGCTGCCGCCAAAAGTAGCGACTTGATGAACTGGACCAAGGTGGCCGATGGCGTGAATAACCAAAACCCCTTGTTCGGCAATAAGGTCACTACCGAATTGGCAGACACCTTTACCTGGTCAGAGGTAACCGGCTTGTGGGCCGCGGATGTTATCCAGCTGGACGATGGCAAATTCTACTTCTACTACAACTCCTGCAAGGGCGATTCACCCCGCTCAGCGCTGGGTGTAGCGGTAGCCGACAACATTGAAGGCCCTTATGTGAACAAACAAATCATGCTCAAGTCCGGCATGTGGGGTCAGGCCAGTGAAGACGGCACGGTATACGACGCCCAAGTCCACCCCAACGCAGTAGACCCGGATGTATTTTTTGATAAAAACGGCAAGCTGTGGATGATGTATGGCTCCTACTCCGGCGGCATTTTTATTCTGGAGCTGGATGAAGCCACCGGCCTAGCCAAACCCGGCCAAGGCTACGGCAAACACCTGTTAGGCGGCCATCACGCGCGCATCGAGGGCGCTTATGTGCTCTATAACGCGCAAACCGGTTACTACTATATGTTCACCTCTTTTGGCGGGCTGGATGCAATTGGTGCCTACAACATGCGCGTCGCGCGCTCGGTGAACCCTGATGGCCCTTATTTGGATGCCGCGGGCACCGATATGTCCACGGTAAAAGGCAACCCCAACAAACTGTTTGACGACGTGCTCTACGCACCTCACGGGCAAAAGTTGATGGGCAATTTCCAGTTCGCGTTAGCCGCTGGCGAGACAGGCACACAACACGGTTATGTTTCTGCGGGGCACAACTCGGCCTATTACGAGGAAGAGTCGGATCAATATTTCCTGATTTTCCACACCCGTTTCCCCGGCCGTGGTGAGCAACATGAAATTCGCACCCATGAACTGTTTTTTAATGCCGATGGCTGGCCGGTCGCGGCGCCCTATCGCTATGTACCACTCAGCAGCAATCCGACCACATTGGATAAAACCATTGCTGGCAGCGAAGTAGCGGGTAGTTACAAATACATCAACCACGGTAAAGACATCAGCGCCACGCTGAAAACCTCATCCACTATTACCCTTAATAGTGATGGCAGTGTGACTGGTGCAGTGAGCGGAAGCTGGAGCGCGCAGGGCAATAATTTAATTGACCTGACACTTGGCAATGAGAGTTTTAAAGGTGTTTTATCGCGCCAGTGGAACCCCAACAGCAAAACCTTCGTGGTGACATTCAGTGCACAATCAACTGCTGGTATTTCTGTGTGGGGCAGCCGGAATAATTAA